A genome region from Sphingobium sp. WTD-1 includes the following:
- a CDS encoding cytochrome P450 produces the protein METMAARPIPAHVPPDMIGNFSLFNSPGLEPTPNGDPQAASAVVHDGPRIFYSPVNTRDGKGTWVITRAQDQRRVLQDPETFSSHRSIFASALGESWPMIPLELDPPEHGKFRSLLNPLLSPKRVMALETAVRERASVLIDRIAASGTSCDVMTDFAFPFAVNIFLRFLGLSDDRLDEFVGWANDLLHGDNVKRPAAARTIVAFIDELSADRRRQPVDDFMSFLVQSRIDDRPLTDMEIRGTGVLLFIAGLDTVAAAIGFDLNYLARHQADQQWLRDDPKRIVLAAEELLRAYPTVQMIRVATKDVDFEGAPIRKGDYVSCATMIANRDPLEFADPARIDLAREDNRHTAFAYGPHRCLGSHLARREIVVGLEEWLKSIPTFRIKSGTAPVTYGGHVFGIENLILDWSQEDAA, from the coding sequence ATGGAAACCATGGCCGCCCGTCCGATCCCGGCGCATGTGCCGCCCGACATGATCGGCAATTTCAGCCTGTTCAACTCGCCGGGGCTGGAGCCGACCCCCAATGGCGATCCGCAGGCGGCGAGCGCGGTGGTGCATGATGGGCCGCGCATCTTCTATTCGCCGGTCAATACCCGCGACGGCAAGGGCACATGGGTCATCACCCGCGCGCAGGACCAGCGGCGGGTGTTGCAGGATCCCGAAACCTTCTCCAGCCACCGCAGCATCTTTGCCTCGGCGCTGGGCGAAAGCTGGCCGATGATCCCGCTGGAGCTGGACCCGCCCGAACATGGCAAGTTCCGTTCGCTGCTCAACCCGCTGCTGTCGCCCAAGCGGGTGATGGCACTGGAGACGGCGGTGCGCGAAAGGGCGAGCGTGCTGATCGACCGGATCGCCGCGTCCGGCACCAGTTGCGACGTGATGACCGATTTCGCCTTCCCCTTCGCGGTCAATATCTTCCTGCGCTTCCTGGGCCTGTCGGACGATCGGCTCGACGAATTTGTCGGCTGGGCCAATGACCTGCTGCATGGCGACAATGTGAAACGGCCGGCGGCGGCGCGCACCATCGTTGCCTTCATCGACGAGTTGTCGGCCGATCGGCGTCGGCAGCCGGTCGATGATTTCATGTCCTTCCTGGTGCAGTCGCGGATCGACGACCGGCCGCTGACCGACATGGAGATCAGGGGCACGGGCGTGCTGCTGTTCATCGCCGGGCTGGACACGGTGGCGGCCGCGATCGGCTTTGACCTCAACTATCTGGCACGGCATCAGGCGGACCAGCAATGGCTGCGCGACGATCCCAAGCGGATCGTGCTGGCGGCGGAGGAATTGCTGCGCGCCTATCCGACGGTGCAGATGATCCGGGTCGCGACGAAGGACGTGGATTTCGAGGGCGCACCGATCCGCAAGGGCGATTATGTGTCCTGCGCGACGATGATCGCCAACCGCGATCCGCTGGAATTTGCCGATCCCGCGCGCATCGACCTCGCCCGCGAGGATAATCGCCACACCGCCTTTGCCTATGGCCCGCATCGCTGCTTGGGGTCGCATCTGGCGCGGCGCGAGATCGTGGTGGGGCTGGAGGAATGGCTGAAAAGCATCCCGACCTTCCGCATCAAGTCCGGCACCGCGCCGGTCACCTATGGCGGCCACGTATTCGGGATCGAAAACCTCATCCTCGACTGGTCGCAGGAGGATGCAGCATGA
- a CDS encoding M20/M25/M40 family metallo-hydrolase translates to MKQSLLALGGLVALASGPAMAAELRPDQIAFRDIYRELVETDTSAPTGSCTVAAGRMLDRLRKAGFGPDRAEVFVPQGHDKDGGLIARIEGSDPRAAPMLLVDHIDVVAARREDWPRDPFRLTEENGYFIGRGVIDDKALSAIWIDSLIRMQAAGFRPRRTIKVALTCGEESGEAVNGVDWLLRNRRDAVQAGFALNEGGYGISDKDGRPIALYLAVGEKYAQSFTIEARNSGGHSSRPRPDNAIYDLADALEAVRRLSFPIQLNPTNRGYFTRMGPIVGGAMGQAMERLGQGQDDAATIATVTGDVTYNAMLRTTCVATQVEAGHAENALPQRAKATIQCRLFPGDKVEDVEARLRAALSSGIALTRKGDKGAPAVPPPLDPQIMGPAEKLAQRHFPGIPVVPNLLTAGTDGRYLSAAGIPTYGVPGIFLDPDGNGAHGVDERIRVKSVYDGRDYLYALIRAYAEGR, encoded by the coding sequence ATGAAGCAATCCCTGCTGGCCCTTGGCGGCCTTGTCGCGCTGGCATCCGGCCCGGCGATGGCGGCGGAGCTGCGCCCCGACCAGATCGCCTTTCGCGATATCTATCGCGAACTGGTGGAGACCGACACCAGCGCGCCGACGGGCAGTTGCACCGTGGCGGCGGGCCGGATGCTCGATCGGCTGCGCAAGGCTGGGTTCGGGCCGGACCGCGCCGAGGTTTTCGTGCCGCAGGGGCATGACAAGGATGGCGGCCTGATCGCCCGGATCGAGGGGAGCGATCCGCGCGCCGCGCCGATGCTGCTGGTCGATCATATCGATGTGGTCGCCGCCCGGCGCGAGGATTGGCCGCGCGATCCGTTCCGCCTGACCGAGGAGAATGGCTATTTCATCGGGCGCGGGGTGATCGACGACAAGGCGTTGTCGGCGATTTGGATCGACAGCCTGATCCGGATGCAGGCGGCCGGCTTTCGTCCCCGGCGCACGATCAAGGTGGCGCTGACCTGCGGCGAGGAAAGTGGCGAGGCGGTGAACGGCGTCGACTGGCTGCTGCGCAACCGGCGCGATGCGGTGCAGGCCGGCTTTGCGCTGAACGAGGGCGGCTATGGCATCAGCGACAAGGATGGCCGGCCGATTGCCCTCTATCTGGCGGTGGGCGAGAAATATGCGCAGAGCTTCACGATCGAGGCGCGCAACAGCGGTGGCCATAGCAGCCGGCCGCGTCCCGACAATGCGATCTATGACCTGGCCGATGCGTTGGAGGCGGTGCGGCGGCTGTCATTCCCGATCCAGCTCAATCCGACCAATCGCGGCTATTTTACCCGCATGGGACCGATCGTCGGCGGCGCGATGGGGCAGGCGATGGAACGGCTGGGGCAGGGGCAGGACGATGCCGCGACGATCGCGACGGTAACGGGTGACGTCACCTATAATGCGATGCTGCGCACCACCTGTGTCGCGACGCAGGTGGAGGCGGGCCATGCCGAAAATGCCCTGCCGCAGCGGGCGAAGGCGACGATCCAGTGCCGCCTGTTTCCCGGCGACAAGGTGGAGGATGTCGAGGCGCGGCTGCGCGCGGCGCTGTCGTCCGGGATCGCCCTGACGCGTAAGGGCGACAAGGGTGCGCCGGCCGTGCCGCCGCCGCTCGATCCGCAGATTATGGGGCCGGCCGAAAAGCTGGCGCAGCGGCATTTCCCCGGCATTCCGGTGGTGCCCAATCTGCTGACCGCCGGCACCGATGGCCGCTATCTGAGCGCGGCAGGCATCCCGACCTATGGCGTGCCGGGCATCTTCCTCGATCCCGACGGCAATGGCGCCCATGGCGTGGACGAGCGCATCCGGGTGAAGAGCGTCTATGATGGACGCGACTATCTCTATGCGCTGATCCGCGCCTATGCCGAGGGGCGCTGA
- a CDS encoding acyl-CoA dehydrogenase family protein, whose amino-acid sequence MAEMEPIDREEFRQEARAWLKANFPPALTNVPGLLFQGDAHAAAANADYQLWRQRMTDKGWGVPTWAPRYGGAGLTEAHGKIIGEELAAICGFNPIRSYGTMMLGPTLLEYGDEAQKLEHLPFIASHERRWCQGFSEPGAGSDLAALQTKCIDMGDHWLVSGQKIWTSGADQADWCFVLVRTDTERKQGGISFLLVDMQSEGIEARPIVLISGSTHFCEVFFNDVKVPKGNLVGEVNQGWTIAKRLLQFERNSLSEVKADITPLAPLAHDYLGTDALGRIDSPDLRARLVRNAMRHEAYMATVRRLAAEGKNGGPSHGVSALKNLWSGIIQERAELLVEIMGADGLGWAGDPYGAAEKEATRAWLHSKAFSIYGGSYEVQNNITAKRTLGLPG is encoded by the coding sequence ATGGCGGAAATGGAGCCCATCGATAGAGAAGAATTCCGGCAGGAGGCGCGCGCCTGGCTGAAGGCGAATTTTCCGCCGGCGCTGACCAATGTGCCCGGCCTCCTATTCCAGGGCGACGCCCATGCTGCTGCCGCCAATGCCGACTATCAGCTCTGGCGCCAGCGGATGACCGACAAGGGCTGGGGCGTGCCGACCTGGGCGCCGCGCTATGGCGGCGCCGGCCTCACCGAAGCGCATGGCAAGATCATCGGCGAGGAACTGGCCGCGATCTGCGGTTTCAACCCGATCCGCAGCTATGGCACGATGATGCTTGGCCCCACGCTGCTGGAATATGGCGACGAAGCGCAGAAGCTGGAACATCTGCCCTTTATCGCCAGCCATGAGCGGCGCTGGTGCCAGGGCTTTTCCGAACCCGGCGCAGGATCGGACCTGGCCGCGCTCCAGACCAAATGCATCGACATGGGCGATCACTGGCTGGTCAGCGGGCAGAAGATCTGGACATCGGGCGCCGACCAGGCCGACTGGTGCTTCGTCCTCGTCCGCACCGATACAGAGCGCAAGCAGGGCGGCATCAGCTTCCTGCTGGTCGACATGCAATCCGAAGGGATCGAGGCGCGACCGATCGTCCTGATCAGCGGATCGACCCATTTTTGCGAGGTCTTCTTCAACGATGTGAAGGTGCCCAAGGGCAATCTGGTGGGCGAGGTCAACCAGGGCTGGACCATCGCCAAGCGGCTGCTGCAGTTCGAACGCAACAGCCTGTCGGAGGTGAAGGCCGATATCACCCCCCTCGCCCCGCTGGCCCATGACTATCTGGGCACGGACGCACTCGGGCGGATCGACAGCCCGGACCTGCGCGCCCGGCTGGTGCGCAATGCGATGCGGCATGAAGCCTATATGGCGACGGTCCGCCGGCTCGCCGCCGAAGGGAAGAATGGCGGCCCCAGCCATGGCGTGTCGGCGCTCAAGAATTTGTGGTCCGGCATCATCCAGGAACGGGCCGAGCTGCTGGTCGAGATCATGGGCGCCGATGGCCTGGGCTGGGCCGGCGATCCCTATGGCGCGGCCGAGAAGGAGGCGACGCGCGCCTGGCTGCACAGCAAGGCCTTCTCCATCTACGGCGGCAGCTACGAGGTGCAGAATAATATCACCGCCAAGCGCACGCTGGGCCTGCCGGGCTGA
- a CDS encoding acyl-CoA dehydrogenase family protein, with product MAVLNEEQTMLKDMASQWVRDRLPVTALRGLYDHGGGGRSGSDGYDADAWAEMAQMGWCGIIVPEAYGGADFGYLSLGLVIEELGRTLAASPLISSALVAASALRLAGTQDQQARWLPGIADGSLIGTLALDEGPHHAPERTALAATASGDGWTLSGTKRPVQDGMIANLAIVAARTSGAPGDRDGLTLFLVPTDSAGLERQALDQVDARRPALYRFDSVNIAVNDMLGEVGKAADLIDAIRDRAAIGMAAEMLGSATQAFDITLDYLKTRVQFGAIIGSFQALQHRAAELFGELQLTRSAVETALAAIDADDPALPALASLAKATAGETLHRISSQMVQLHGGIGMTHEHDAGLYLKRARVAEQCHGSTAWHRERWARLNGY from the coding sequence GTGGCGGTGCTGAACGAAGAACAGACGATGCTGAAGGACATGGCGTCGCAATGGGTGCGCGACCGCCTGCCCGTGACCGCGCTGCGTGGCCTCTATGACCATGGCGGCGGCGGCCGCAGCGGATCGGATGGCTATGATGCCGACGCCTGGGCCGAAATGGCGCAGATGGGCTGGTGCGGCATCATCGTGCCGGAAGCCTATGGCGGCGCCGATTTCGGCTATCTGAGCCTTGGCCTGGTGATCGAGGAACTGGGACGCACCCTGGCCGCCTCGCCGCTCATCAGCTCCGCGCTGGTCGCTGCGTCTGCGCTGCGCCTCGCGGGCACGCAGGATCAGCAGGCCCGCTGGCTGCCCGGCATCGCCGACGGCTCGCTGATCGGCACGCTCGCGCTCGACGAAGGGCCGCATCATGCGCCCGAGCGCACCGCGCTGGCAGCCACAGCGTCGGGCGATGGCTGGACATTGTCGGGCACGAAACGCCCGGTGCAGGACGGCATGATCGCCAATCTCGCCATCGTCGCCGCGCGCACCAGCGGCGCGCCGGGCGATCGCGATGGCCTGACCCTGTTCCTGGTGCCGACCGACAGCGCCGGGCTGGAGCGGCAGGCGCTCGACCAGGTCGATGCCCGTCGCCCGGCCCTCTACCGCTTCGATAGTGTCAACATCGCCGTCAACGACATGCTCGGCGAAGTCGGCAAGGCCGCCGACCTGATCGACGCGATCCGCGACCGGGCGGCGATCGGCATGGCCGCCGAAATGCTGGGCAGCGCGACCCAGGCGTTCGACATCACGCTCGATTATCTCAAGACCCGCGTCCAGTTCGGCGCGATCATCGGCTCCTTCCAGGCGCTCCAGCACCGGGCGGCCGAACTGTTCGGCGAATTGCAACTGACGCGATCGGCGGTCGAAACCGCGCTGGCGGCGATCGACGCCGATGATCCGGCGCTCCCCGCCCTCGCCTCGCTTGCCAAGGCGACCGCCGGCGAGACGCTGCACCGCATTTCCTCGCAGATGGTGCAGCTCCATGGCGGCATCGGCATGACCCATGAACATGATGCCGGCCTTTATCTCAAGCGGGCCCGCGTCGCCGAGCAATGCCATGGCAGCACCGCCTGGCACCGCGAGCGCTGGGCGCGGCTCAATGGCTATTGA
- a CDS encoding ferredoxin: MKIIVHREKCQGHARCWAMAPDIFELDDEGYIMPGDIDVPEEQERLAWMGAKSCPERALDIQK; the protein is encoded by the coding sequence ATGAAGATCATCGTGCATCGCGAGAAATGCCAGGGCCATGCCCGCTGCTGGGCGATGGCGCCCGACATCTTCGAACTGGATGACGAGGGCTATATCATGCCCGGCGACATCGACGTGCCGGAAGAGCAGGAAAGGCTGGCCTGGATGGGCGCCAAATCCTGCCCGGAACGCGCGCTCGACATCCAGAAATGA
- a CDS encoding NADP-dependent oxidoreductase, with translation MTMPSREIQLKRRPVGAPVAEDFATVEQALPPPGPGEVQVRNLWMAVDPAMRGRMSDAKSYVPPFALDAAMEGPAIGEVIASNDPAFAPGDLVFSRLGWREAFNAPGSALQHRDRQALPPQAYLCFAGMTGLTAYAGLIRIAELQPGDTVFVSAASGAVGSIACQIARNMGCKVIGSAGGPDKTAFLRDVLKVDAAIDYKAEPNLTKALAREVKAIGASGIDVYFDNVGGDHLQAALSLANDFARFAICGMISQYNVTDAPTVPRNLTMLMTKRIRMQGYIALDHMDLEAEMLARMTAWNRAGQMASAETVYDGIDKALDAFWGLFSGANIGRTMVRLG, from the coding sequence ATGACCATGCCATCGCGCGAAATACAGCTGAAGCGCCGCCCGGTCGGCGCCCCGGTGGCGGAGGATTTCGCCACCGTCGAACAGGCTTTGCCCCCACCCGGCCCCGGCGAGGTCCAGGTCCGCAATCTCTGGATGGCGGTCGATCCGGCGATGCGCGGGCGGATGAGCGACGCCAAAAGCTATGTTCCGCCCTTCGCCCTCGACGCGGCGATGGAAGGACCGGCGATCGGCGAAGTGATCGCCTCCAACGATCCGGCCTTCGCGCCCGGCGACCTGGTCTTTTCCCGGCTTGGCTGGCGTGAGGCGTTCAACGCCCCCGGCAGCGCGCTCCAGCATCGCGATCGCCAGGCACTGCCGCCCCAGGCCTATCTCTGCTTCGCCGGCATGACCGGCCTCACCGCCTATGCCGGCCTCATCCGCATTGCGGAGTTACAGCCGGGCGATACCGTCTTTGTGTCGGCCGCGTCCGGCGCGGTCGGATCGATCGCCTGCCAGATCGCCCGCAACATGGGGTGCAAGGTGATCGGATCGGCCGGCGGCCCGGACAAGACCGCCTTCCTGCGCGATGTGCTCAAGGTCGACGCCGCAATCGATTACAAGGCGGAGCCGAACCTGACCAAGGCCCTCGCCCGCGAAGTCAAGGCGATCGGCGCCAGCGGCATCGATGTCTATTTCGACAATGTCGGCGGCGATCATCTGCAGGCGGCGCTGTCGCTCGCCAATGATTTCGCGCGCTTCGCCATCTGCGGCATGATCTCGCAATATAATGTCACCGACGCGCCGACCGTGCCGCGCAACCTCACCATGCTGATGACCAAGCGCATCCGCATGCAAGGCTATATCGCGCTCGACCATATGGATCTGGAGGCGGAGATGCTGGCGCGCATGACCGCCTGGAACCGGGCCGGCCAGATGGCCTCGGCCGAAACCGTCTATGACGGCATCGACAAGGCGCTCGACGCCTTCTGGGGCCTGTTCTCGGGCGCCAATATCGGTCGCACCATGGTCAGGCTGGGCTAG